One Clostridium estertheticum DNA segment encodes these proteins:
- a CDS encoding glycosyl hydrolase family 28-related protein, producing MKKIKFNKTISLCTILLLMLIFLLMYASSYVNNRFSFVAQYTKGKVVNVKSYGAVLDGKHFDDKALQKAISSIKKGTIYIPKGTMLIGNKTTITVPRGINIIGDGFNKTTIKQVNGYPSNKIFNAMGEQKIQGLTIDSKLGIKPSGDNIEISRCKFINAVQAIQVADTVHKLTVDHSEFENNPGYGILFNKNPSYDCIISNCKFQNTKGDFIEINAPCIRIKIENCSFKDNFCTGQWAGFGIGVAVKAKDVSINNCSLPSFE from the coding sequence ATGAAGAAAATTAAATTTAATAAAACTATTTCACTGTGTACAATTCTTTTATTAATGTTGATATTTTTACTAATGTATGCCAGTTCATACGTCAATAATAGATTTAGCTTTGTAGCCCAGTACACTAAAGGCAAGGTAGTTAATGTGAAAAGTTACGGTGCAGTGCTTGATGGAAAACATTTTGATGATAAAGCGCTTCAAAAGGCAATTAGCTCAATAAAAAAAGGTACAATTTATATTCCCAAAGGCACAATGCTAATAGGAAATAAAACAACTATTACTGTGCCAAGGGGCATAAATATTATTGGTGATGGTTTTAATAAAACCACAATAAAACAGGTTAACGGATATCCCTCAAATAAAATATTTAATGCTATGGGAGAGCAAAAGATTCAAGGACTTACCATAGACTCAAAGCTTGGTATAAAACCAAGTGGAGATAATATAGAAATATCAAGATGTAAATTTATAAATGCAGTGCAAGCAATTCAAGTAGCGGATACGGTTCATAAATTAACTGTAGACCACTCTGAATTCGAAAATAATCCTGGGTATGGTATTCTATTTAATAAAAACCCTTCCTACGATTGCATAATATCAAATTGCAAATTCCAAAATACGAAGGGTGATTTCATAGAAATAAATGCCCCATGCATTAGGATAAAGATCGAAAATTGCAGCTTTAAAGATAATTTTTGTACTGGACAGTGGGCGGGATTTGGTATTGGTGTTGCAGTAAAAGCTAAAGATGTTTCTATAAATAACTGCAGCTTGCCCTCTTTCGAGTGA
- a CDS encoding glycosyltransferase family A protein, producing the protein MKVEVLCATMHQTDLSKYKEMNIQTDAIFSNQADRHEYNEENINNYNVKMITTRSRGVGKNRNIGLLYSSADILMFSDDDMIYMDGYEEGVAEAFRRLPDADMIIFHCLTNSNRGTPNINKITKVRLWNFMRYGTFSFVIKKEAILKYNLNFSQLFGGGCRYCAGEDNLFLRDALKKNLKVYSHPFTIASVNHGASTWFEGFNEKYFYDNGAWLQTAFPILKHLLVWYFILKFANRTDLGKIETYKLQYAGMKAFKKGLSYYEWKTEAVNCKQ; encoded by the coding sequence ATGAAAGTTGAAGTTTTATGTGCTACTATGCATCAAACGGATTTGTCAAAATATAAAGAAATGAATATTCAGACAGATGCTATTTTTTCCAATCAAGCTGACCGTCATGAATATAATGAAGAAAATATCAATAACTATAATGTAAAAATGATTACAACCCGATCTAGAGGTGTTGGTAAAAATAGAAATATAGGGCTTTTATATAGTTCGGCAGATATTTTGATGTTCAGCGACGATGATATGATTTATATGGACGGTTACGAAGAAGGTGTAGCTGAAGCATTCCGTAGATTACCAGATGCAGATATGATAATTTTTCATTGTCTTACAAATTCAAATCGAGGTACACCCAATATAAATAAAATAACTAAAGTGAGGCTATGGAATTTTATGAGATATGGAACCTTTAGCTTTGTTATAAAAAAAGAAGCAATATTAAAATATAATTTGAATTTTTCACAGTTATTTGGTGGGGGTTGCAGGTATTGTGCAGGAGAAGATAATCTATTCTTAAGAGATGCATTAAAAAAGAATTTGAAAGTATATTCTCACCCATTCACTATTGCGTCTGTAAATCATGGTGCGTCGACTTGGTTTGAAGGCTTTAACGAAAAGTACTTTTATGATAATGGTGCATGGCTTCAAACAGCATTTCCAATATTAAAGCATTTATTGGTATGGTATTTTATATTGAAATTTGCTAATAGAACAGATTTAGGGAAAATTGAGACTTATAAGTTGCAATATGCTGGAATGAAGGCTTTTAAGAAAGGGTTGAGCTATTATGAATGGAAAACAGAAGCTGTTAATTGTAAACAATAA
- a CDS encoding GNAT family N-acetyltransferase, translating into MYSFEVIDIDDVNIEEYYGFENKVLFTTMEWLDFIKINQKAKPVIIRITKNSNFVGYFTGLLFSRFGIRIFGSPFDGWTTGYMGFDVLDGYDKVDLIEPVSKFLFRNFKCLYIQIVDRFIEQNQLKNTKYHYTISKSIELNIDKTDEELLKVFKDTCGRLIRQFERRGAIIEIAEADEEFAIEYYEQLEEVFAKQNLVPTYRVSKVLDLFNSLNNNQLLCLRVRNPEGKGIATSIFVGLNQRFYFWGGASFREFQSYRPNEYMIWYAIKYFREKGYKYFDMYGERDYKNKFCPDKISYPCIMISRLPILFTLKDLAKKLYWFLLKIKGLGKKKKIPNITIFK; encoded by the coding sequence ATGTATTCATTTGAAGTGATAGATATTGATGATGTTAATATAGAAGAATATTATGGGTTTGAAAATAAAGTTTTATTTACAACTATGGAATGGTTAGATTTCATTAAAATTAATCAAAAGGCAAAGCCAGTAATTATTAGAATAACTAAAAATTCAAATTTTGTAGGTTACTTTACAGGTTTATTATTTTCAAGATTTGGTATTAGAATATTTGGTAGCCCTTTCGATGGTTGGACAACTGGCTATATGGGTTTCGATGTATTGGATGGCTACGACAAAGTAGATTTAATTGAACCAGTATCAAAATTTTTATTTAGAAATTTTAAGTGCTTATACATACAAATTGTAGATAGATTTATAGAACAAAATCAACTGAAAAATACAAAATATCATTATACTATCAGCAAATCTATAGAACTAAATATTGATAAAACGGATGAGGAGCTTTTGAAAGTTTTTAAAGACACTTGTGGGAGACTTATAAGACAATTTGAAAGAAGAGGAGCAATTATTGAAATAGCAGAAGCTGATGAAGAATTTGCAATAGAATATTACGAACAACTAGAAGAGGTTTTTGCAAAGCAAAATTTAGTACCTACTTACCGTGTTTCAAAAGTCTTGGATTTATTTAATAGTTTAAACAACAATCAATTATTATGTTTAAGAGTCAGAAATCCGGAAGGGAAAGGTATAGCTACATCAATTTTTGTTGGACTAAATCAAAGATTTTATTTTTGGGGAGGGGCAAGCTTCAGAGAGTTTCAGTCGTACAGACCTAATGAATATATGATTTGGTATGCAATAAAGTATTTTAGAGAAAAAGGATATAAATACTTTGATATGTATGGTGAAAGAGATTATAAAAACAAATTTTGTCCAGATAAAATTTCTTACCCTTGCATTATGATTTCTAGATTACCAATACTGTTTACACTTAAAGATTTAGCTAAGAAATTATATTGGTTTCTATTGAAAATAAAAGGTCTTGGGAAAAAGAAAAAAATACCAAATATAACAATATTTAAATAA
- a CDS encoding glycosyltransferase has product MNGKQKLLIVNNNLDTGGIQRALVNLLYELDKEKLFDIDLFLFSISGKHMTDIPPSVKVIEGNKLVKILGISQIDSKKLGMGFYLFRGLAVIYTKIINRVFPVKLILYTQRRMKGYDVAISFMHDPNENTFYGGCNNFVIDRVTAKRKITFVHCDFLSYGMNNSLNRLLYGEFDTIATVSERCKDKFISANPKLKNSVITVLNCNNYEKIIGKSNENSIIYEKSNFNIVTVSRISEEKGIIRTINVIEKLLETKRNILWHIVGTGSLESEVKAIIKAKKLEKNIIMYGNQGNPYRYMKNADLFLLPSFHEAAPMVFDEAKCLGLPILATETTSTQEMVIEAKAGWVCGNSVEGIEKSLQYILCNRYKIDEVRSYLLKQKYNNKTSLMQFQNMLEEGAINE; this is encoded by the coding sequence ATGAATGGAAAACAGAAGCTGTTAATTGTAAACAATAATCTTGATACAGGTGGAATACAGAGGGCCCTCGTTAATTTATTATATGAACTAGATAAAGAAAAATTATTTGATATAGATTTGTTTTTGTTTAGTATCTCAGGTAAACATATGACTGATATACCGCCCTCAGTAAAAGTGATTGAGGGTAATAAATTAGTGAAAATACTTGGCATTTCTCAAATAGATTCAAAAAAACTTGGTATGGGTTTTTATTTATTTAGAGGGTTAGCAGTTATATATACAAAAATCATTAATAGAGTGTTTCCAGTAAAGCTTATTTTATATACACAAAGAAGAATGAAGGGTTATGATGTGGCTATTTCCTTTATGCACGATCCCAATGAAAATACATTTTATGGTGGCTGCAACAATTTTGTAATAGACAGGGTTACTGCTAAGAGGAAAATAACCTTTGTGCATTGTGACTTTTTGAGCTATGGCATGAATAATTCTCTAAATCGTTTATTATACGGGGAGTTTGATACTATAGCAACAGTGTCTGAAAGATGCAAGGATAAATTTATATCTGCAAATCCAAAACTTAAAAATAGCGTTATTACAGTATTAAACTGTAATAATTATGAGAAAATAATAGGTAAATCAAATGAAAATTCTATAATATATGAGAAAAGTAATTTTAATATTGTTACTGTATCACGAATAAGTGAAGAAAAGGGAATTATAAGAACTATAAATGTTATTGAAAAACTACTTGAAACTAAGAGAAACATACTTTGGCACATAGTTGGTACAGGTTCATTAGAATCTGAAGTTAAAGCTATAATCAAAGCGAAAAAATTAGAAAAGAATATTATTATGTATGGTAATCAAGGTAACCCTTATAGGTACATGAAAAATGCAGATTTATTTTTATTACCTTCTTTCCATGAAGCTGCACCTATGGTGTTTGATGAAGCTAAATGTTTGGGATTACCAATACTTGCAACTGAGACCACTTCTACACAAGAGATGGTAATTGAGGCTAAGGCTGGTTGGGTTTGTGGTAACTCTGTAGAGGGAATAGAGAAATCATTACAGTATATTTTATGTAATAGATATAAAATTGATGAAGTTAGGAGTTATTTATTAAAGCAAAAGTATAATAATAAAACTTCTTTAATGCAGTTTCAAAATATGTTAGAGGAGGGTGCTATCAATGAATAG
- a CDS encoding glycosyltransferase family 2 protein, which yields MDKNPLVSVIIATYKRSHSLKNAIDSLYHQTYTNVEIIVVDDNANEVENDLAKSIVDSSGYNKSIKYIKNDFNKGSGETRNIGIRNARGDYVTFLDDDDIYLPNKIENQVKHMLEQKSDYCITDLMLYRENDKLLEYRRRCYIKSYDSNDLLKYHLMYHMTGTDSLMFKREYLLKVGCFAPINISDEFYLMQRAISGGGKFSYLAACDLKAYIHFESDGLSSGESMIKGENELFKYKKSFFNNLTGSEKRYIIMRHYAVLAFVEIRRKRHFHFISYSLLSFLNSPIDCIKLFLNRQQK from the coding sequence ATGGATAAAAATCCTTTAGTAAGCGTAATTATTGCGACATATAAACGTTCACATTCTCTGAAAAATGCAATAGATTCACTTTACCATCAGACATATACTAATGTTGAAATAATTGTTGTAGATGATAATGCAAATGAAGTTGAAAATGATTTGGCGAAAAGCATAGTTGATTCTTCGGGATATAACAAAAGTATAAAATATATTAAAAATGATTTTAATAAGGGCTCTGGAGAAACTAGAAATATTGGCATTAGAAATGCAAGGGGTGATTATGTAACATTTCTTGATGATGATGATATTTATTTACCCAATAAAATTGAAAATCAAGTAAAGCATATGCTAGAACAAAAGTCGGACTATTGCATAACTGATTTAATGCTATATAGGGAAAATGATAAATTGTTAGAATATAGACGTAGGTGCTATATAAAAAGTTATGATTCTAATGATTTGTTAAAGTATCATTTAATGTACCATATGACTGGTACTGATTCTTTGATGTTTAAAAGAGAATACCTTTTAAAAGTTGGCTGCTTTGCTCCAATAAATATAAGTGATGAGTTTTACTTAATGCAAAGAGCAATTTCAGGTGGAGGTAAATTCAGTTATTTAGCGGCCTGTGATTTAAAAGCTTATATTCATTTTGAATCTGATGGACTGTCTAGCGGTGAAAGTATGATAAAGGGTGAGAATGAATTATTTAAATATAAAAAGTCGTTTTTTAATAACCTCACTGGTTCTGAAAAACGATACATTATTATGCGACATTACGCGGTTTTAGCTTTTGTTGAAATACGAAGAAAACGGCATTTTCATTTTATTAGTTATAGTTTATTGTCATTTTTAAATAGTCCAATTGACTGTATAAAATTGTTTTTAAATAGGCAACAAAAATAG
- a CDS encoding sugar transferase: MQELEESLMVTQVEIASVYRSSKEIYEFFKRFTDIILCIIASIIAIPITVITCVFVLLESKGNPIYSQERLGKDEKSFIIYKIRSMSCDAEKNGPRWADKNDERVTNIGKFIRKTRIDELPQLYNILKGDMTIVGPRPERAVFTYEFEKTIPGFTNRLKVKPGLTGLAQVNGGYEITPKEKLYWDLKYIEEKNFAKDLNIILKTVVVVVTGHGAR; this comes from the coding sequence ATGCAAGAATTAGAAGAAAGTTTAATGGTTACACAAGTTGAGATTGCTAGTGTTTACAGAAGTAGCAAAGAAATCTATGAATTCTTTAAAAGATTTACAGATATTATTTTATGTATTATTGCATCTATAATTGCCATACCTATTACAGTAATTACTTGCGTTTTTGTCCTTTTAGAATCAAAGGGGAATCCTATATATTCACAAGAAAGATTAGGAAAAGATGAAAAGTCCTTCATTATATATAAGATAAGATCTATGAGCTGTGATGCTGAAAAAAATGGACCGCGATGGGCAGATAAAAATGATGAGAGAGTAACTAATATAGGTAAGTTTATAAGAAAGACAAGAATAGATGAATTACCTCAACTTTATAATATATTAAAAGGGGATATGACTATAGTAGGTCCTAGGCCAGAAAGAGCAGTATTTACTTATGAATTTGAAAAGACTATTCCCGGCTTCACAAATAGATTGAAAGTTAAACCTGGTCTTACAGGCCTTGCTCAGGTTAACGGAGGATATGAAATAACTCCTAAAGAGAAGCTATATTGGGATTTGAAATATATTGAAGAGAAAAATTTTGCAAAGGACCTAAATATAATATTAAAAACTGTAGTAGTGGTAGTTACAGGACATGGGGCGAGATAA
- a CDS encoding beta-1,6-N-acetylglucosaminyltransferase gives MDIAYCIICHKNTNILRTTIEILWQGIHVDKKANIEDFYEYTDKVHFMEERIDITWVSFSQIQATLLVLKEVAKKTYDYVCLLSGDCLPLKNSDEISEFLIKHKGKEFIGIQKKTDANELENNIKFEHSNLYLKRYKSVLESIKFKIQRHVGSPKINPGYKSLPSLYKGANWFCLGGELCNYILKYLQENSWYSAAFEKSFCGDEVFFQTIIMNSKYSDKIYNYNGGYDDNHIPLRYIDWNSGPEYPKILAEEDFINIKAVENQDCIFARKFMKI, from the coding sequence ATGGATATTGCTTATTGTATAATTTGTCATAAAAACACAAACATTTTAAGAACTACCATTGAAATTTTATGGCAAGGTATACATGTAGATAAAAAAGCAAATATTGAGGATTTTTATGAGTATACTGATAAGGTTCATTTTATGGAGGAGAGAATAGATATCACTTGGGTTAGCTTCTCTCAAATACAAGCAACACTTCTGGTTTTAAAAGAAGTAGCCAAAAAAACTTATGATTATGTATGCTTATTGTCTGGAGATTGTTTGCCACTAAAAAATTCAGATGAGATTAGTGAATTTCTGATTAAACATAAGGGAAAAGAATTTATAGGAATACAAAAAAAAACAGACGCCAACGAGCTTGAAAACAATATTAAATTTGAACACAGTAATTTATATTTAAAAAGATATAAAAGTGTTTTAGAGTCTATAAAGTTTAAAATACAAAGACATGTAGGATCACCTAAAATAAATCCTGGCTATAAATCATTGCCCAGCTTGTATAAAGGGGCTAATTGGTTTTGTTTAGGTGGAGAGTTATGTAATTACATTCTCAAGTATTTACAAGAGAATTCTTGGTATAGTGCTGCCTTTGAAAAATCTTTCTGTGGAGATGAAGTGTTTTTTCAAACTATAATAATGAATTCTAAATATAGTGATAAAATATATAACTATAATGGGGGATATGATGATAATCATATCCCCCTTCGGTATATCGACTGGAATAGTGGTCCGGAATATCCTAAGATTTTAGCAGAAGAGGATTTTATAAATATTAAAGCAGTTGAAAATCAAGATTGTATTTTTGCTAGAAAATTCATGAAAATTTAG
- the galU gene encoding UTP--glucose-1-phosphate uridylyltransferase GalU, translated as MRVKKAIIPAAGLGTRFLPATKALPKEMLPIVDKPTMQYIIEEAVASGIEEILIITGRNKKSIEDHFDKSIELELELENKHKDGLLEQVRDISNMVNIYFIRQKEPKGLGHAINCARAFVGNEPFAVMLGDDIVDAKVPCLKQLMDCFDEKQTSILGVQEVKKENVDKYGIVDGVQISDRVYKVNNLVEKPSVDTAPSNVAILGRYIITPEIFDILDKTEPGKGGEIQLTDALKTLISQQDMYAYVFEGRRYDVGDKLGFLEATVEFALKRDKLKVPFMEYLQSLKDNENFSELYKSVEKSKL; from the coding sequence ATGAGAGTTAAAAAAGCTATTATACCAGCAGCAGGACTTGGAACCAGATTTTTACCTGCTACAAAGGCACTACCTAAAGAAATGTTACCTATAGTTGATAAGCCAACTATGCAATATATTATAGAGGAAGCTGTGGCTTCAGGCATAGAAGAAATATTGATTATTACAGGAAGAAATAAAAAGTCTATTGAAGATCATTTTGACAAATCTATAGAGCTTGAGCTAGAACTAGAAAATAAACATAAAGATGGCTTACTTGAACAGGTTAGAGATATATCAAACATGGTAAATATATATTTTATAAGACAAAAGGAACCAAAAGGACTTGGCCATGCTATAAATTGTGCAAGAGCCTTCGTTGGTAATGAACCTTTTGCGGTTATGCTAGGTGATGATATAGTTGATGCTAAAGTCCCTTGCTTAAAACAGCTTATGGATTGTTTTGATGAAAAGCAGACATCAATTTTAGGGGTTCAAGAGGTTAAAAAAGAAAATGTAGATAAATATGGCATAGTTGATGGAGTTCAAATTAGCGATAGAGTATACAAGGTTAATAACCTGGTTGAAAAACCGTCAGTAGATACAGCACCTTCAAATGTTGCTATACTTGGTAGATACATAATAACTCCAGAGATATTTGATATATTAGATAAAACTGAGCCTGGAAAAGGCGGAGAAATTCAGCTAACGGATGCTCTAAAGACCTTAATATCACAGCAAGATATGTATGCATATGTATTCGAAGGAAGAAGATATGACGTAGGCGATAAATTAGGATTTCTTGAGGCCACAGTGGAGTTTGCACTAAAAAGAGATAAACTCAAAGTTCCTTTTATGGAATATCTTCAGAGCTTAAAAGATAATGAGAACTTTAGTGAATTATATAAAAGTGTAGAAAAAAGTAAATTATAA